The genomic region CATGTTCATGAGCCACCCGCCGCTGGAAGAGCGTATCGACGCGCTGCGTCGTCGCGGTTGATCTGACCGGTGTAAACATGAAGAAGGCCCGCAGTGATGCGGGCCTTTTTTGTTCCTGCCAATAATGGATTGTTGTTGATGGCCTCTTCGCGAGCAGGCTCGCTCCCACACGGGTCCTGCGAACCCCCATCCAATGTGGGAGCGAGCCTGCTCGCGAAGAGGCCGGCACAGTCAGCAAAAAACTATCGGGAAGAAACGCGGTAAACCCGCTCCTCCAGCCGCGTCACGCCAGCCTGCAAGAACTTCCCGCTCTCACTCAGCACATCCTGCTCTTCCAATACCTCCACCTGCCAGACACCCCCCAGCAACCGCTGCACTTCATCATCCCCCACCGCAAACGGCGGCCCGGGCATCTGCGCCTGATTGTAATCCAGCGTAATCAGCAACCCTTGCACACCCTGCGGGAGGATCTGCTGAAGATGTGCCGCATAGCGCTCACGCATTGGCGCCGGCAAGGCAATCAGTGCTGCGCGATCGTACAACGCGGTGCAATCGGCCACATCGCTCGCCGTCAGCGCAAAAAAGTCCCCGCACCACAACTCGAAGGCATCGCTGCGATAGACCTTGAACGCGCCTTTCTCGCTGATCTGCGGCTGCACCTGATGCTCACTGAAAAAGTTCTCGACGGCTTTTTCCGACAGTTCGATCCCGAGCACGCGATGACCGCGCCCGGCCAGCCACGCCAGATCCAGACTTTTCCCACACAAAGGCACAAGCACCCGCGCCGATGCCGGGGCCGCCCAGTGCCGCTGCAGATACGGGTTCACCTCGGGCAGATGAAAACCAATCTGCCCCGAAGCCCACTTCTTGTGCCAAAACTCAGGCTGCATGTATCACTCCCAATAATTCGATCAAAAAGCATCAAAACTTATATTAGATTTAGATCAGTGAACTGACTGAAGATGAGTTCATCTTAACGCTCAGGAACCCATCATGTTTCCCAGCCTGTTTATTTCCCATGGTTCGCCCATGCTGGCGCTGGAGCCCGGCGCCAGTGGCCCGGCGCTGGCGCGTCTGGCCGCCGAATTACCGAAACCCAAAGCCATCGTGATTGTTTCTGCGCATTGGGAAAGCCACGAACTGCTCGTCAGCAGCCATGCGCAACCGGAAACCTGGCACGACTTCGGTGGCTTTCCGCGTGCATTGTTTGAAGTGCAGTACCCGGCGCCGGGTGATCCGCAGTTGGCCGCTGAGGTGGCCGATCTGTTGACTGCCAATAATCTGCCAGCACGCCTCGATCCGCAGCGTCCGTTCGATCACGGTGTCTGGGTACCGTTGTCGCTGATGTACCCGCAAGCAGATATCCCGGTGGTGCAGGTCTCCCTGCCGAGTCGCGCTGGCCCGGCGCTGCAAACCCGGGTCGGCCGCGCGCTGGCGAGTCTGCGTGATCAGGGCATTTTGCTGATCGGCTCCGGCAGCATCACCCACAACCTGCGCGAACTGGACTGGCACGCCGGCCCCGAGAGCGTTGAGCCGTGGGCGCGGGATTTCCGTGACTGGGTGATCGAGAAGCTGGCGGCCGGCGATGAAGCAGCGCTGCATGATTATCGCCAGCAGGCACCAAATGCAGTGCGTAGCCATCCGAGTGATGAGCATTTGTTGCCGCTGTATTTTGCCCGGGGTGCGGGTGGTGAGTTCAGCGTGGAGCATAAAGGCTTCACGATGGGTGCGTTAGGGATGGACATCTATCGCTTTGGTTAAAAGCAAAAGATCGCAGCCTTCGGCAGCTCCTACATTTGGAATGCGTTCCCTCTGTAGGAGCTGCCGAAGGCTGCGATCTTTTTATCTTTCAGGCAGACAAAAAAAATCCCCGAACCAGTCGGGGATTTTTTATGTTCGATCAATCAGCCCAAGGGCGGATCAATCTTCGCGATAGCGACGCAGTTTCAGCTGCTTACCGGCAACGCGAGTGTCCTTCAGTTTGGTCAGGAGTTTGTCCAGACCATCTTCCGGCAGCTCGACGAGGCTGAAGCTGTCACGCACCTGGATGCGACCGATCGCTTCACGGGCCAGACCGCCTTCGTTGAGGATGGCGCCCAGCAGGTTTTTCGCAGCGATACCGTCACGCGCGCCCAGCGCGGTACGGCAACGAGCACGGCCTTCGCCCAGAGGCATTGGCGCGCGACGCTCGCGGTCACCACGATCAGGACGATCACCGGTGCGCTCAGGACGGTCGCCACGCGGTGCGTTGTTCGGCACCAGTGGACGTTCCTTCTCGATCGCCGCCAGGTTCAGCGCTTGACCGTTGGTGGCTTTGCGCAGCAGCGCAGCAGCCAGGGCACGCGGGGTGCAACCGATGTCTGCAGTCAGACGATCGAGCAGCTCACCGTGAGTCGACTCGGCATCAGCAACCAGCGGCGACAGGCTGTTGGTCAGTTTCTTGATGCGCGCATCGAGAACAGCTTGAGCGTCCGGCAGGCGTACTTCAGCAACTTTCTGACCGGTTACACGCTCGATCACTTGCAGCATGCGGCGCTCACGTGGAGTCACCAGCAGCAGTGCACGACCTTCGCGACCAGCACGGCCGGTACGGCCGATACGGTGAACGTAGGACTCTGGGTCGTACGGCATGTCAACGTTGAACACGTGAGTGATGCGCGGAACGTCCAGACCACGAGCGGCAACGTCGGTCGCAACAACGATGTCCAGACGGCCGTCTTTCAGCGAGTCGATGACGCGCTCACGCTGGTTCTGGGCGATGTCACCGTTCAGCGCCGCGGCTTTGTAGCCTTTGGCGTCGAGGGCGCTGGCCAGATCCAGGGTCGCTTGCTTGGTGCGCACGAACATGATCAGAGCGTCGAAGTCTTCCACTTCCAGCAAGCTGAGAACGGCCGAAGTCTTCTGGTCAGCGTGAACCAACAGGTGAGCCTGTTCGATCGCGGTAACGGTCTGGGTCTTGGTCTGGATCTTCACGTGTTGCGGATCGCGCAGATGGCGTTCGGCAATGGCGCGGATCGACTGCGGCAGGGTAGCCGAGAACAAAACGGTCTGACGGGTCGCTGGCAGAGCCTTGAAGATGACTTCCAGGTCATCCATGAAGCCCAGTTTCAACATTTCGTCAGCTTCGTCGAGAACCAGGTGGTTCACGGTCGACAGAACTTTTTCGTCACGACGCAGGTGGTCGCACAGACGGCCCGGAGTGGCGACAACGATCTGTGCGCCATTACGGATTGCTTTCAGCTGTGGGCCCATAGGCGCGCCGCCGTAAACGGCCACAACGGTAACGCCCGGCATTTGCTTGGCGTAGGTTTCGAAAGCGGTTGCTACTTGCAGCGCCAACTCACGAGTTGGCGCCAGGATCAGGGCTTGCGGTTCGCGCTTGGCAGGATCGATGCGGTGCAGGATAGGCAGTGCGAACGCGGCGGTTTTACCGGTACCGGTTTGCGCCTGGCCAATCATGTCCTGGCCGGCCATGATGATCGGGATCGATTGCTGCTGAATCGCCGAAGGCTCTTCGTAGCCGGTCGCTGCGACGGCTGCAAGAATATTCGGGTTAAGATTAAAAGCGGCGAATCCGCCGGTTTCCTGGGTCATGGGTCTGCCTCTAAGTGCATCCGCAAAGACCCATGCTCCAAAGCTGCGCATGCCGTGTTGAGACTCAAGAGTCGCCCTGGCAGCTTTGTCGGCGGGGATTTGCGAAAACGAATGAATGAAAAAAAGAATCGTCCGGGAAGAGCCCGCAATGCGGACGTGCAGCCGAAGCTGACTTCGGGAAATGCGCTACCTAAACGCGGCCCGGTTAAAGGCCGGCGCGCACTATACCGGATTTTGCCCAAAAAGGGAGCTTTTTTTATCGTCAAAATACCTGTGTCACCGCTGTGTAACGGGGTTTTGCGGATAATCGCGCCAAGGTCTATTTTTCAAAGGCCCGGCCCTGCGGGCGATGACGCTTAAACGATTCATCGATGTGCGGCATACCGCCGCTGCACCCGCCCTTCCCGCCTGAGGATTTCGCCATGAATCAGCCCTGCCCCGGCCGCGTCAGCCGTGAACGTCGTGGTCACGTCCATCTGATTGGCCTGGATCGAGCGGCCAAGCGCAATGCTTTCGACCTCGACCTGCTCAATGAACTCAGCCTGGCCTATGGCGAGTTCGAGGCCGACAGTGAAGCGCGGGTCGCGGTGGTGTTCGGCCATGGCGAGCACTTTACCGCTGGTCTGGATCTGGTCAGCGCCAGCGGCGCACTCGCTGAAGGCTGGCAGGTTCCGACCGGCGGATGCGACCCGTGGGGTGTTTTCGTCGGACCACGGGTGAGCAAACCGGTGATTGTCGCCGCGCAAGGTTATTGCCTGACCATTGGTATCGAGTTGATGCTGGCCGCCGACATTAACCTGTGCGCGAGCAATACCCGCTTCGCGCAAATGGAAGTGCAGCGTGGGATTTTTCCTTTTGGTGGCGCGACTTTACGTTTTCAGCAGATCGCCGGTTGGGGCAATGCGATGCGCTGGTTGCTGACCGGCGATGAGTTCGATGCGCACGAGGCGTTGCACTTGGGGTTGGTGCAGGAAGTGATGGCCAGTGAGGATTTGCTGCCACGGGCGATTGAGTTGGCCGAGCGGATTGCCCGGCAGGCGCCATTGGGGGTGCAGGCGACGTTGATGTCGGCGCGGCAGGCTCGGTATGAGGGTGAGACCGCGGCGGCGCAGGCGTTGCCAGCACTGGTGAAAAAGTTGTTGGCCAGTGAGGATGCCAAGGAGGGGGTGCGGTCGCTGGTGGAGCGGCGTCCTGGCATTTTCAAAGGGATCTGAAATTTTCACAGGTTATCGACCCTCTTCGCGAGCAGGCTCGCTCCCACAGGGAAATGCATTCCAATGTGGGAGCGAGCCTGCTCGCGAAGGGGCCATCACAGATGCCTCAGGTGGCCGGGCGAATACTGTTGATCAACGACTGCAACGAATACCCCAACCGCGGCGCCAGCGCTTCGGCCCGGGCAGTCAGCGCCTGCATGTCCAGCACCTGATCGAGATCCGCCGGGACAATCAGAATCACATTGCCCTCCTTCACCGGCAGCTCCCAGTAATGCCGGTGATAGAGCCCACGCAACAACGCCGCGCCCAACGGCTTGCCATCATCGGTGGCCCACTGGTTGATCACCAGCCAGCCACCCGGATTCAGACGTTTCTGGCAATCACCGAGAAAACTCCAGGCAAGATGCCCGACGCCCGGGCCGACATCGGTGTACAGGTCGACGAAAATCAGATCCGCAGGCTCTGCCGTTGGCAGCAATTCAAGCGCATCGCCGACGCGGATATACAACCGTGGATCATCGTCCAGCCCCAAGTACTCGATGGCCAGACGCGGCACGTCCGGGCGCAGTTCGATGGCTTCGACATCTTCCAGCGGCAGGAACTTGAGGCAGGCCTGAGTCAGCGTACCGGCGCCGAGCCCGAGAAACAGCGCACTCTCCGGCTGCTCATGGCACAACGCGCCGATCAGCATCGCCCGGGTGTAATCGTATTCGAGCCAGCTCGGGTCGGCGGTGAACACGCAGCTTTGCTCGATGGCATCGCCGAACTCGAGAAAGCGGTAATCGGCCACTTCCAGCACGCGAATCACGCCGAACTCATCCTGTACTTCGGCGAGCAGATGCTCGACGCGCTCCTCAGTCATTTCGTCTCCTGATGGTCACCGGGCGCGGTGACGCGATGGCACCGCTGTGGTGCCGTGGCAAAGCGGCGATTGTCGGTGATGGGGCGGGAGCAGGTCACGCACTAATTGCTGCTAACATGGGCTTCCCGTGCGTAGAACCAATTAGAGACCGTGATGAGCCAACCGTGGAGCCCTGACAGCTGGCGCGCCCTGCCGATCCAGCAACAACCGCAATACCCCGACGCCGCGCACCTGCGCCAGGTCGAGCAAACCCTGGCCAGTTATCCGCCGCTGGTGTTTGCCGGTGAGGCGCGCGAACTGCGCCGGCAGTTTGCCGAAGTCACCCAGGGCCGGGCATTCCTGCTGCAGGGCGGCGATTGTGCGGAAAGCTTCGCCGAGTTCTCTGCGGCGAAGATTCGCGACACCTTTAAAGTGTTGCTGCAAATGGCGATCGTCATGACCTTCGCCGCCGGTTGCCCGGTGGTCAAGGTCGGGCGCATGGCCGGTCAGTTCGCCAAGCCGCGTTCGGCCAACGACGAAACCATTGATAGCGTGACGCTGCCGGCTTATCGCGGCGACATCGTCAACGGCATCGGTTTCGACGAGAAAAGCCGCGTACCGGATCCAGAGCGTCTGCTGCAGTCCTACCACCAGTCCACCGCCACGCTGAATCTGCTGCGCGCGTTTGCCCAAGGCGGTTTTGCCGACCTGCATCAGGTGCACAAATGGAATCTGGATTTCATCGCCAACTCGGCGCTGGCCGAGAAGTACAGCCACTTGGCCGACCGCATCGATGAAACCCTGGCATTCATGCGCGCCTGCGGCATGGACAGCTCGCCGCAACTGCGCGAAACCAGCTTCTTCACCGCCCACGAAGCGTTGCTGCTGAACTACGAAGAAGCCTTCGTACGCCGCGACAGCCTGACCAACGATTACTACGACTGCTCGGCGCACATGCTGTGGATCGGTGACCGCACCCGTCAGCTCGACGGCGCGCACGTCGAATTCCTCCGTGGCGTGAACAATCCGATCGGCGTGAAAGTCGGCCCGAGCATGAACCCGGATGACCTGATCCGTCTGATCGACGTGCTCAACCCGGACAACGATCCGGGCCGTCTGAACCTGATTGCGCGGATGGGCGCGAACAAGGTCGGCGATCACCTGCCAGCGCTGATCCGCGCGGTGCAGCGTGAAGGCAAGCAAGTGCTGTGGAGCTCTGACCCGATGCACGGCAACACCATCAAGGCCAGCAGCGGCTACAAGACCCGCGACTTTGCGCAGATCCTTGGCGAGGTGAAGCAGTTCTTCCAGGTGCACGAAGCGGAAGGCAGTTATGCCGGCGGCATTCACATCGAGATGACCGGGCAGAATGTCACCGAGTGCATCGGTGGCGCGCGGCCGATTACTGAAGACGGGTTGTCGGATCGCTATCACACCCACTGTGATCCGCGGATGAATG from Pseudomonas tensinigenes harbors:
- a CDS encoding thiopurine S-methyltransferase — protein: MQPEFWHKKWASGQIGFHLPEVNPYLQRHWAAPASARVLVPLCGKSLDLAWLAGRGHRVLGIELSEKAVENFFSEHQVQPQISEKGAFKVYRSDAFELWCGDFFALTASDVADCTALYDRAALIALPAPMRERYAAHLQQILPQGVQGLLITLDYNQAQMPGPPFAVGDDEVQRLLGGVWQVEVLEEQDVLSESGKFLQAGVTRLEERVYRVSSR
- a CDS encoding DODA-type extradiol aromatic ring-opening family dioxygenase, whose amino-acid sequence is MFPSLFISHGSPMLALEPGASGPALARLAAELPKPKAIVIVSAHWESHELLVSSHAQPETWHDFGGFPRALFEVQYPAPGDPQLAAEVADLLTANNLPARLDPQRPFDHGVWVPLSLMYPQADIPVVQVSLPSRAGPALQTRVGRALASLRDQGILLIGSGSITHNLRELDWHAGPESVEPWARDFRDWVIEKLAAGDEAALHDYRQQAPNAVRSHPSDEHLLPLYFARGAGGEFSVEHKGFTMGALGMDIYRFG
- a CDS encoding DEAD/DEAH box helicase; this encodes MTQETGGFAAFNLNPNILAAVAATGYEEPSAIQQQSIPIIMAGQDMIGQAQTGTGKTAAFALPILHRIDPAKREPQALILAPTRELALQVATAFETYAKQMPGVTVVAVYGGAPMGPQLKAIRNGAQIVVATPGRLCDHLRRDEKVLSTVNHLVLDEADEMLKLGFMDDLEVIFKALPATRQTVLFSATLPQSIRAIAERHLRDPQHVKIQTKTQTVTAIEQAHLLVHADQKTSAVLSLLEVEDFDALIMFVRTKQATLDLASALDAKGYKAAALNGDIAQNQRERVIDSLKDGRLDIVVATDVAARGLDVPRITHVFNVDMPYDPESYVHRIGRTGRAGREGRALLLVTPRERRMLQVIERVTGQKVAEVRLPDAQAVLDARIKKLTNSLSPLVADAESTHGELLDRLTADIGCTPRALAAALLRKATNGQALNLAAIEKERPLVPNNAPRGDRPERTGDRPDRGDRERRAPMPLGEGRARCRTALGARDGIAAKNLLGAILNEGGLAREAIGRIQVRDSFSLVELPEDGLDKLLTKLKDTRVAGKQLKLRRYRED
- a CDS encoding crotonase/enoyl-CoA hydratase family protein; translation: MNQPCPGRVSRERRGHVHLIGLDRAAKRNAFDLDLLNELSLAYGEFEADSEARVAVVFGHGEHFTAGLDLVSASGALAEGWQVPTGGCDPWGVFVGPRVSKPVIVAAQGYCLTIGIELMLAADINLCASNTRFAQMEVQRGIFPFGGATLRFQQIAGWGNAMRWLLTGDEFDAHEALHLGLVQEVMASEDLLPRAIELAERIARQAPLGVQATLMSARQARYEGETAAAQALPALVKKLLASEDAKEGVRSLVERRPGIFKGI
- a CDS encoding spermidine synthase — its product is MTEERVEHLLAEVQDEFGVIRVLEVADYRFLEFGDAIEQSCVFTADPSWLEYDYTRAMLIGALCHEQPESALFLGLGAGTLTQACLKFLPLEDVEAIELRPDVPRLAIEYLGLDDDPRLYIRVGDALELLPTAEPADLIFVDLYTDVGPGVGHLAWSFLGDCQKRLNPGGWLVINQWATDDGKPLGAALLRGLYHRHYWELPVKEGNVILIVPADLDQVLDMQALTARAEALAPRLGYSLQSLINSIRPAT
- a CDS encoding class II 3-deoxy-7-phosphoheptulonate synthase; this translates as MSQPWSPDSWRALPIQQQPQYPDAAHLRQVEQTLASYPPLVFAGEARELRRQFAEVTQGRAFLLQGGDCAESFAEFSAAKIRDTFKVLLQMAIVMTFAAGCPVVKVGRMAGQFAKPRSANDETIDSVTLPAYRGDIVNGIGFDEKSRVPDPERLLQSYHQSTATLNLLRAFAQGGFADLHQVHKWNLDFIANSALAEKYSHLADRIDETLAFMRACGMDSSPQLRETSFFTAHEALLLNYEEAFVRRDSLTNDYYDCSAHMLWIGDRTRQLDGAHVEFLRGVNNPIGVKVGPSMNPDDLIRLIDVLNPDNDPGRLNLIARMGANKVGDHLPALIRAVQREGKQVLWSSDPMHGNTIKASSGYKTRDFAQILGEVKQFFQVHEAEGSYAGGIHIEMTGQNVTECIGGARPITEDGLSDRYHTHCDPRMNADQSLELAFLIAETLKQVRR